A section of the Caballeronia sp. M1242 genome encodes:
- a CDS encoding ABC transporter ATP-binding protein — protein sequence MASLSIRDVYKTYPNGVPVLKGVNIDIEDGQFLILVGGSGCGKSTLLNMIAGLETVTKGEIQIDGKTVNNLSPKDRDIAMVFQSYALYPSMSVRDNISFGLNIRKVPKDEQKKIVDRVSETLQIGHLLDRKPGQLSGGQRQRVAMGRALARDPVMFLFDEPLSNLDAKLRIEMRSEIKLLHQRLGTTIVYVTHDQIEAMTLGDRIAVMKDGIVQQFGAPQEIYDSPSNLFVAGFIGAPPMNFISGKLVEAGAGVGLELDTGVARKVLKLPFDAAKLRGKIGQDVVLGLRPERITDARSAHDVADASLQPIDVRVDVIEPTGPDTLVFAQVNGKRIVSRVHPASNPQPLSNMTLLFDVSKAVLFDPKTEERLA from the coding sequence ATGGCAAGCCTTTCCATCCGTGACGTGTACAAGACCTACCCGAACGGGGTGCCGGTTCTCAAGGGCGTCAACATCGACATCGAGGACGGACAGTTCCTGATCCTCGTCGGCGGCTCGGGCTGCGGCAAGTCCACGCTGCTCAACATGATCGCGGGGCTGGAGACCGTCACCAAGGGCGAAATCCAGATCGACGGCAAGACGGTCAACAACCTCTCGCCGAAGGACCGCGATATCGCGATGGTGTTCCAGTCGTACGCGCTCTACCCTTCCATGAGCGTGCGCGACAACATCTCGTTCGGCCTCAATATCCGCAAGGTGCCGAAGGACGAACAGAAGAAGATCGTCGACCGCGTGTCGGAGACGCTGCAGATCGGCCATCTGCTCGACCGCAAGCCGGGGCAACTGTCGGGCGGTCAGCGTCAGCGCGTCGCCATGGGCCGCGCGCTCGCGCGTGATCCGGTGATGTTCCTCTTCGACGAGCCGCTCTCGAACCTCGACGCCAAGCTGCGCATCGAGATGCGCTCGGAAATCAAGCTGCTGCATCAGCGCCTCGGCACGACCATCGTCTACGTGACGCACGATCAGATCGAAGCGATGACGCTCGGCGACCGCATCGCCGTGATGAAAGACGGCATCGTGCAGCAGTTCGGCGCGCCGCAGGAAATCTACGATTCGCCGTCGAACCTGTTCGTCGCGGGCTTCATCGGCGCGCCGCCGATGAACTTCATCAGCGGCAAGCTGGTCGAGGCCGGCGCGGGCGTCGGACTGGAACTGGACACGGGCGTCGCGCGAAAAGTGCTGAAGCTGCCGTTCGATGCCGCGAAGCTGCGCGGCAAGATCGGTCAGGACGTGGTGCTCGGCCTGCGCCCGGAGCGCATCACCGACGCGCGCAGCGCGCACGACGTCGCAGACGCGAGCCTGCAACCGATAGACGTGCGCGTCGACGTGATCGAGCCGACCGGCCCGGACACGCTCGTGTTCGCGCAGGTGAACGGCAAGCGCATCGTGTCGCGCGTGCACCCGGCGAGCAATCCGCAGCCGCTGTCGAACATGACGCTGCTGTTCGATGTGTCGAAGGCGGTGCTGTTCGACCCGAAGACGGAAGAGCGGCTGGCCTGA
- a CDS encoding prolyl oligopeptidase family protein translates to MSFLSKHPSLLWPQADNPDPFIGLESLDDTRVQAWIDAQNRRTEAAFGETPDARALAARLEKAYTSQDRIVTCSRYGDWAYNTWQDDAHPLGIVRRAPWSAWLAGTPEWDIVLDVDALDLNTNEHDDTRWALADFDMLYPGYDRALVSLSPGGSDACIVREFDIEERRFVEDGFVLPDVGKHDISWIDRDTVYVGWDDSKTSDRPALTTSGFPRRARRWKRGTPLADAPVVFEGARRDVSAGADYDPLEKLHLASRAVTFYETLHFWLDETANEWRQYDLPQHVEIEHWNGWLFVTPRKQWNVGGRRHAAGSLTVIRRDAFLDGSRHFTALFTPAERRVLASIDFTKQWLIVSQMDDGTPRVTLWRPPADNDGAWQSREFALPDASQSYVDSVDSERDDTVLIHVEHFLMPPSLYHADLASDAPWTLLARLPAQFDASGLTAVRRHAIAPDGERIPYWLIGRDVDAQSPQQARPCLLYGYGGFEVALDPHYDATTGIAWLERGGLYAVANIRGGGEFGPQWHQAALRENRQVSFDDFVAVAQALVESGVTTAKQLAIRGASNGGLLTAVCMVQRPECFGAVLSEVPLVDMARFHTLLQGASWIDEYGDPDDAADLPHLMAYSPYQNVKADVVYPPALFTSSTSDDRVHPGHARKMVAKMQAQGHDNVWYQETGEGGHGAGVEPEAVAQAEAAAFTFLASVIGPLPPQP, encoded by the coding sequence ATGTCTTTTCTCTCGAAGCACCCCTCGCTCCTCTGGCCGCAAGCCGACAACCCCGATCCCTTCATCGGACTCGAATCGCTCGACGACACCCGCGTGCAAGCCTGGATCGATGCCCAGAATCGCCGCACCGAAGCAGCCTTCGGCGAAACGCCCGACGCGCGCGCGCTCGCCGCGCGGCTCGAGAAGGCGTACACGTCGCAGGATCGCATCGTCACGTGCTCGCGCTATGGCGACTGGGCCTACAACACCTGGCAGGACGACGCGCATCCGCTCGGCATCGTGCGCCGCGCGCCGTGGAGCGCGTGGCTTGCCGGAACGCCCGAATGGGACATCGTGCTCGATGTCGACGCGCTCGACCTCAACACGAACGAGCACGACGACACCCGCTGGGCGCTCGCCGACTTCGACATGCTCTACCCCGGCTACGACCGCGCGCTGGTGTCGCTGTCGCCGGGCGGATCGGATGCGTGCATCGTGCGCGAGTTCGATATCGAGGAACGCCGCTTCGTGGAAGACGGCTTCGTGCTGCCGGACGTCGGCAAGCACGACATTTCGTGGATCGACCGCGATACGGTCTACGTCGGCTGGGACGACAGCAAGACGAGCGACCGGCCCGCGCTCACGACGTCGGGCTTTCCGCGTCGGGCGCGGCGCTGGAAGCGCGGCACGCCGCTCGCGGATGCGCCCGTCGTGTTCGAAGGCGCGCGCCGCGACGTATCGGCGGGCGCGGACTACGATCCGCTCGAAAAGCTGCATCTCGCGTCGCGCGCCGTGACGTTCTACGAGACGCTGCACTTCTGGCTCGACGAAACCGCGAACGAATGGCGTCAGTACGACCTGCCTCAGCACGTCGAGATCGAGCACTGGAACGGCTGGCTCTTCGTCACGCCGCGCAAGCAATGGAACGTGGGCGGCCGGCGTCACGCGGCAGGCTCGCTCACCGTGATCCGGCGCGACGCGTTTCTCGACGGCTCGCGCCATTTCACTGCTCTCTTCACGCCCGCCGAGCGTCGCGTGCTGGCGAGCATCGACTTCACGAAGCAATGGCTGATCGTCTCGCAAATGGACGACGGCACGCCGCGCGTCACGCTCTGGCGCCCGCCCGCCGATAACGACGGCGCGTGGCAATCGCGCGAGTTTGCGTTGCCGGACGCGAGCCAGAGCTATGTCGATTCCGTCGACAGCGAGCGCGACGACACGGTGCTCATTCACGTCGAGCACTTTCTGATGCCGCCGTCGCTCTATCACGCCGATCTTGCCAGCGACGCCCCGTGGACCTTGCTCGCGCGTCTGCCCGCGCAGTTCGACGCGAGCGGGCTCACCGCCGTGCGCCGCCACGCGATCGCGCCCGACGGCGAGCGCATTCCGTACTGGCTGATCGGCCGCGATGTCGATGCGCAATCGCCGCAACAAGCGCGGCCGTGCCTGCTCTACGGCTACGGCGGCTTCGAAGTCGCGCTGGACCCGCATTACGACGCGACGACCGGGATCGCGTGGCTGGAGCGCGGCGGCCTGTACGCGGTGGCGAACATTCGCGGCGGCGGCGAGTTCGGTCCGCAATGGCATCAGGCGGCGCTGCGCGAGAACCGGCAAGTGTCGTTCGATGATTTCGTCGCGGTCGCGCAGGCGCTCGTCGAAAGCGGCGTCACCACGGCGAAGCAGCTTGCCATTCGCGGCGCGAGTAACGGCGGCCTGCTCACCGCCGTGTGCATGGTGCAGCGGCCGGAGTGCTTCGGCGCGGTGCTGTCCGAAGTGCCGCTCGTCGACATGGCGCGGTTCCATACGCTCTTGCAAGGCGCATCGTGGATCGACGAGTACGGCGATCCGGACGACGCCGCCGATCTCCCGCATCTGATGGCCTATTCGCCGTATCAGAACGTGAAGGCGGATGTCGTCTATCCGCCGGCGCTTTTCACGTCATCGACGAGCGACGACCGCGTGCATCCGGGCCACGCGCGCAAGATGGTCGCGAAAATGCAGGCGCAAGGCCACGACAACGTCTGGTATCAGGAAACGGGCGAAGGCGGCCACGGCGCGGGCGTCGAGCCCGAAGCGGTCGCGCAGGCGGAGGCGGCGGCGTTCACGTTTCTCGCGTCGGTTATCGGGCCGCTGCCGCCACAGCCGTGA
- a CDS encoding ABC transporter substrate-binding protein gives MKVRKLMGALCAAGLLCGATASAVQAAEAVSVLHWWTSGGESKAVGVLKDDMTKQGYQWKDFAVAGGAGAAAMTALKTQVISGNAPSAAQIKGPLIQEWSEQGVLVPIDSVAGDWKKNLPPEIDKIIHADGHYVAAPFSVHRVNWLYINKAALDKAGGKVPTTWAEFFQVADKMKAAGIMPIAMGGQPWQDLTLWEDVVLSQGADFYKKAIVDLDQKTLTSDKMVSVFDTVRKIQGYFDSGRTGRDWNLATAMVINGKAGMQFMGDWAKGEFAGANKKAGTDYICAAVPGTEKAYTFNVDSFVFFQQKGQKAATPGQLALAKTIMSPEFQEQFSLNKGSIPVRLGVKMDKFDDCAKKSYADEQTAIKSGGYVPSLAHGMAQGDAVAGAMTDVVTKFMNSSQDSKSAVQALANAAKTK, from the coding sequence ATGAAAGTCCGTAAGCTCATGGGCGCGCTGTGCGCCGCAGGTCTTCTGTGCGGCGCGACGGCGTCGGCGGTGCAGGCTGCCGAGGCTGTTTCCGTGCTGCACTGGTGGACCTCGGGCGGCGAATCGAAAGCGGTCGGCGTGCTCAAGGACGACATGACCAAGCAGGGCTATCAGTGGAAGGACTTCGCGGTCGCGGGCGGCGCAGGCGCGGCTGCGATGACCGCGCTGAAGACCCAGGTGATCTCGGGCAACGCGCCGTCGGCGGCTCAGATCAAGGGTCCGCTGATCCAGGAATGGTCGGAGCAAGGCGTGCTGGTGCCGATCGACTCGGTTGCCGGCGACTGGAAGAAGAACCTGCCGCCGGAAATCGACAAGATCATCCACGCTGACGGCCACTACGTCGCCGCGCCGTTCTCGGTGCACCGCGTGAACTGGCTGTATATCAACAAAGCAGCGCTCGACAAGGCAGGCGGCAAAGTGCCGACGACCTGGGCCGAGTTCTTCCAGGTGGCCGACAAGATGAAGGCCGCGGGCATCATGCCGATCGCGATGGGCGGCCAGCCGTGGCAAGACCTGACGCTGTGGGAAGACGTCGTGCTGTCGCAGGGCGCGGACTTCTACAAGAAGGCCATCGTCGATCTGGACCAGAAGACGCTGACCTCCGACAAGATGGTTTCGGTGTTCGACACCGTCCGCAAGATCCAGGGCTACTTCGATAGCGGCCGCACCGGCCGCGACTGGAACCTCGCCACCGCCATGGTCATCAACGGCAAGGCCGGCATGCAGTTCATGGGCGACTGGGCGAAGGGCGAATTCGCCGGCGCGAACAAGAAGGCCGGCACGGACTACATCTGCGCCGCCGTGCCGGGCACGGAGAAGGCCTACACCTTCAACGTCGACTCGTTCGTGTTCTTCCAGCAGAAGGGCCAGAAGGCGGCTACGCCGGGCCAGCTTGCGCTCGCGAAGACCATCATGTCGCCGGAGTTCCAGGAGCAGTTCAGCCTGAACAAGGGCTCGATCCCGGTGCGTCTCGGCGTGAAGATGGACAAGTTCGACGACTGCGCGAAGAAGTCCTACGCTGATGAACAGACGGCGATCAAGTCGGGCGGCTATGTTCCGTCGCTCGCGCACGGCATGGCTCAGGGCGACGCTGTCGCGGGCGCCATGACCGACGTCGTGACGAAGTTCATGAATTCGTCGCAGGATTCGAAGAGCGCGGTTCAGGCGCTCGCGAACGCCGCGAAGACGAAGTAA
- a CDS encoding carbohydrate ABC transporter permease, giving the protein MQPKMTISRAVIYAVLILFALYFLFPIYVMLSTSFKDLDQLRTGNLLTPPTHFTLAPWVKAWQEACTGVRCDGMEPFFMNSVRMVIPAVLISSIVGAFNGYVLTHWRFRGADAFFTMLLVGCFIPFQAILLPMARLQGFLGLSNTTSGLVLVHVIYGIAFTTMFFRNFYVSIPAELVKAARIDGAGFFTIFTKILLPVSLPIFMVCLIWQFTQIWNDFLFGIVFSGVDSMPITVALNNLVNTSTGVKEYNVDMAGAIIAALPTILVYMIAGRYFVRGLTAGAVKG; this is encoded by the coding sequence ATGCAGCCTAAGATGACGATCAGCCGCGCCGTCATTTACGCGGTGCTGATTCTTTTCGCGCTCTACTTCCTGTTCCCGATCTACGTGATGCTGTCCACGTCGTTCAAGGACCTGGACCAGCTTCGCACCGGCAACCTGCTCACGCCGCCCACGCACTTCACGCTCGCGCCGTGGGTGAAGGCGTGGCAGGAAGCGTGTACCGGCGTGCGCTGCGACGGCATGGAGCCGTTCTTCATGAACTCCGTGCGCATGGTGATTCCCGCCGTGCTGATCTCGTCGATCGTCGGCGCGTTCAACGGCTACGTGCTCACGCACTGGCGCTTCCGCGGCGCGGACGCGTTCTTCACGATGCTGCTCGTTGGCTGCTTCATCCCGTTTCAGGCCATTCTTCTGCCGATGGCGCGGCTGCAAGGCTTCCTCGGACTGTCGAACACGACGAGCGGCCTCGTGCTCGTGCACGTGATCTACGGCATCGCGTTCACGACCATGTTCTTCCGCAACTTCTACGTGAGCATTCCGGCTGAACTCGTGAAGGCGGCGCGCATCGACGGCGCGGGCTTCTTCACGATCTTCACGAAGATTCTGCTGCCCGTGTCGCTGCCGATCTTCATGGTCTGCCTGATCTGGCAGTTCACGCAAATCTGGAACGACTTCCTGTTCGGTATCGTGTTCTCGGGCGTGGATTCGATGCCGATCACGGTGGCGCTGAACAACCTCGTCAATACGTCGACGGGCGTGAAGGAATACAACGTGGACATGGCGGGCGCGATCATCGCGGCCTTGCCGACGATTCTCGTCTACATGATCGCAGGACGTTACTTCGTGCGCGGCCTGACGGCGGGCGCGGTGAAGGGTTGA
- a CDS encoding Bcr/CflA family multidrug efflux MFS transporter, with protein MSDTTRRRPDGRLILLLGALAACGPLSIDMYLPSLPSLAAAFGTSPAAAQSTLTSFMFGFSFGMLLYGPLSDAYGRRPILLGGIALYALASIGCATAFSIDALVFVRFLQALGAGAASVLARAIARDAHAPTDAARVLSMLSIVTSIGPLLAPLIGGQLLLLGGWRVVFVALTLFGTLCAVTAFLRVPETWPKEKRAGAALGTSFAAYGHLLTDTVTWGHVLCGGMAFASMFAYITATPFVYIDYFHVKPQHYGLLFGLNIVGIIGGNVLNTKLVGRVGAMKMISGAAFVSVVAALVVALVALTGWGGLWSIVASLFFVVGVVGLLSANCTTELMHRYPRNAGAAAAVFGAMQLALGALASLAVGLFHDVSPHGMGIVIGVCGVLTFAGRTLVMRSHAAPAQA; from the coding sequence ATGTCAGACACCACCCGCCGCCGGCCCGATGGCCGGCTGATCCTGTTGCTCGGCGCGCTCGCCGCATGCGGTCCGCTGTCCATCGACATGTATCTGCCGAGCCTCCCGTCGCTCGCCGCCGCGTTCGGGACCAGCCCGGCCGCCGCGCAAAGCACGCTGACGAGCTTCATGTTCGGCTTCTCGTTCGGCATGCTGCTGTACGGCCCGCTGTCCGATGCCTACGGCAGGCGGCCGATTCTTCTGGGCGGCATCGCGCTGTACGCGCTCGCGAGCATCGGCTGCGCGACGGCGTTTTCCATCGACGCACTCGTGTTCGTGCGCTTCCTGCAGGCGCTCGGCGCGGGCGCGGCGTCGGTGCTCGCGCGCGCCATCGCCCGCGACGCCCACGCGCCGACCGACGCCGCCCGCGTCCTGTCGATGCTCTCCATCGTCACGTCCATCGGCCCGCTCCTCGCGCCGCTGATCGGCGGGCAATTGCTGCTGCTCGGCGGCTGGCGTGTCGTGTTCGTTGCGCTCACGCTCTTCGGCACGCTGTGCGCGGTGACCGCGTTCCTGCGCGTGCCCGAAACGTGGCCGAAGGAAAAACGCGCGGGCGCGGCGCTCGGCACGTCGTTCGCGGCGTACGGGCATCTCCTGACCGATACCGTCACATGGGGCCATGTGCTCTGCGGCGGCATGGCGTTCGCGTCGATGTTCGCGTATATCACCGCGACGCCGTTCGTCTACATCGACTATTTCCACGTGAAGCCGCAGCATTATGGGCTCTTGTTCGGGCTCAATATCGTCGGGATCATCGGCGGAAACGTGCTCAACACGAAGCTCGTCGGGCGCGTGGGCGCGATGAAGATGATCTCCGGCGCGGCGTTCGTCAGCGTCGTGGCGGCCCTCGTGGTCGCGCTCGTCGCGCTGACGGGCTGGGGCGGCTTGTGGTCGATCGTCGCGAGCCTGTTCTTCGTGGTCGGCGTGGTCGGGCTCCTGTCGGCGAACTGCACGACCGAACTCATGCACCGATATCCGCGCAACGCGGGCGCGGCGGCCGCCGTGTTCGGCGCGATGCAGCTCGCGCTCGGCGCGCTGGCGAGTCTTGCCGTCGGCCTTTTTCATGACGTCTCGCCGCACGGCATGGGCATCGTCATCGGCGTGTGCGGCGTCCTGACTTTCGCCGGTCGCACGCTCGTGATGCGCTCGCACGCCGCGCCCGCGCAGGCCTGA
- the ribD gene encoding bifunctional diaminohydroxyphosphoribosylaminopyrimidine deaminase/5-amino-6-(5-phosphoribosylamino)uracil reductase RibD: protein MFSQSDFTYMERALALASRGMYTTTPNPRVGCVLVKNGEVIGMGFTQPAGQDHAEVRALKDARSRGKDPRGATAYVTLEPCSHFGRTPPCAHALIDARVEKVIAAMEDPNPAVSGRGLAMLRDAGIDVRCGLLANEAHEMNIGFVSRMTRRRPWVRMKVAATLDGRTGLPSGESQWITGEDARADGHAWRARACAILTGIGTVREDDPQLTVRAVDTPRQPQRVLIDSRLDVPLDARILDGAPPWIFHSANADAQRAELLRDKGAQLIELSNEHGKVDLPAMLTALADRGINELHVEAGHKLNGSLLREGCVDELLVYLAPSLLGSAPGMFDFAPPATLDARPHLKFHRIDRLGDDLRILARFADAHVAGPLL from the coding sequence ATGTTCTCGCAATCCGATTTCACCTACATGGAGCGCGCGCTCGCGCTCGCCTCGCGCGGCATGTACACGACGACGCCGAATCCGCGCGTCGGCTGCGTGCTCGTCAAGAACGGCGAAGTGATCGGCATGGGCTTCACGCAGCCGGCAGGTCAAGACCACGCCGAAGTGCGCGCGCTGAAAGACGCCCGTTCGCGCGGCAAGGACCCGCGCGGCGCGACCGCGTACGTGACGCTCGAACCGTGCAGCCACTTCGGGCGCACGCCGCCCTGCGCGCACGCGCTGATCGACGCGCGCGTCGAGAAAGTCATCGCCGCGATGGAAGATCCGAACCCGGCCGTTTCCGGCCGCGGCCTCGCGATGCTGCGCGACGCGGGCATCGACGTGCGCTGCGGGCTGCTCGCGAACGAGGCGCACGAGATGAACATCGGCTTCGTCTCGCGCATGACGCGCCGTCGCCCGTGGGTGCGCATGAAAGTGGCGGCGACGCTCGACGGACGCACGGGCCTGCCGTCTGGCGAAAGCCAGTGGATCACCGGCGAAGACGCGCGCGCCGACGGCCACGCGTGGCGCGCGCGCGCCTGCGCGATCCTGACGGGCATCGGCACCGTGCGCGAGGACGATCCGCAACTCACCGTGCGCGCGGTCGACACGCCGCGCCAGCCGCAGCGCGTCCTAATCGACAGCCGGCTCGACGTGCCGCTGGACGCGCGCATTCTCGACGGCGCGCCGCCGTGGATCTTCCATTCCGCGAATGCCGACGCGCAACGCGCCGAGTTGCTGCGCGACAAAGGCGCGCAACTGATCGAGTTGTCGAACGAGCACGGCAAGGTGGATCTTCCCGCCATGCTCACGGCGCTGGCGGATCGCGGCATCAACGAGTTGCACGTCGAGGCCGGCCACAAGCTGAACGGTTCGCTCTTGCGCGAAGGCTGCGTCGATGAACTGCTGGTGTATCTCGCGCCGAGCCTGCTCGGCAGCGCGCCCGGCATGTTTGACTTCGCGCCGCCCGCCACGCTG
- a CDS encoding carbohydrate ABC transporter permease: protein MTASLSGTAEKSPHQPRRASPTAALADRWIPKLVLAPSIVIALVFVYGFIAVTGYLSLSESRLMPRYEFAGFDRYRQLFANDVWWTSAANLGWFGIPFIAICVGLGLFLAILLDQKIRNEGALRAVFLYPMALSFIVTGTAWQWILNPGLGIEKVFHDWGWTSFTFNWLGDPDKAIFCVVIAAVWQSSGFVMALFLAGLRGVDSEIFKAAQVDGATLPTIYRKIVIPSMRPVFFSVLLILCHITIKTFDLVVALTAGGPGTSSSLPAIFMYTFSFNRGQLGVGAASSMMMLATVVAVLVPLMYLESRSTRNAA, encoded by the coding sequence GTGACTGCCTCCCTCAGCGGTACCGCGGAAAAGAGTCCGCACCAGCCTCGCCGCGCTTCGCCCACGGCGGCGCTCGCCGATCGCTGGATTCCCAAGCTGGTGCTCGCTCCCAGCATCGTGATCGCGCTCGTCTTCGTCTACGGCTTCATCGCCGTGACAGGCTATCTGTCGCTGTCCGAATCGCGACTGATGCCGCGCTACGAGTTCGCCGGCTTCGACCGATACCGGCAGCTTTTCGCCAACGACGTCTGGTGGACCTCCGCCGCCAATCTCGGCTGGTTCGGCATTCCGTTCATCGCCATTTGCGTCGGTCTGGGCCTGTTCCTCGCAATCTTGCTCGACCAGAAAATCCGCAACGAAGGCGCGCTGCGCGCGGTCTTTCTCTATCCGATGGCGCTGTCGTTCATCGTGACGGGCACCGCGTGGCAATGGATTCTGAACCCCGGCCTCGGCATCGAAAAGGTGTTCCACGACTGGGGCTGGACGAGCTTCACGTTCAACTGGCTCGGCGATCCGGACAAGGCAATCTTCTGCGTCGTGATCGCGGCGGTATGGCAATCGAGCGGCTTCGTGATGGCGCTTTTCCTCGCCGGTCTGCGCGGCGTGGACAGCGAAATCTTCAAGGCCGCGCAAGTGGACGGCGCGACGCTGCCGACCATCTACCGCAAGATCGTGATTCCGAGCATGCGTCCGGTGTTCTTCTCGGTGCTGCTGATTCTCTGCCACATCACGATCAAGACCTTCGACCTCGTCGTCGCGTTGACCGCGGGCGGACCGGGCACGTCGTCGTCGCTGCCGGCCATCTTCATGTACACGTTCTCGTTCAACCGGGGACAACTGGGCGTCGGCGCCGCTTCGTCGATGATGATGCTCGCCACGGTCGTCGCGGTTCTCGTGCCGCTCATGTATCTGGAATCGAGGAGCACTCGCAATGCAGCCTAA
- the hemL gene encoding glutamate-1-semialdehyde 2,1-aminomutase, which translates to MSKNQALFERAQRTIPGGVNSPVRAFRSVGGTPRFIERAQGPYFWDAEGKRYIDYIGSWGPMIVGHVHPEVLEAVQRVLADGFSFGAPTEAEIEIAEEICKLVPSIEQVRMVSSGTEATMSALRLARGFTNRSRIVKFEGCYHGHADSLLVKAGSGLLTFGNPTSAGVPADIAKHTTVLEYNNVEQLNEAFAAFGAEIASVIVEPVAGNMNLVRATPEFLNALRERCNEYGSVLIFDEVMCGFRVALGGAQQVYGIKPDLTCLGKVIGGGMPAAAFGGRRDIMAHLAPLGGVYQAGTLSGNPIAVAAGLKTLQLIQREGFYDDLAKKTRKLVDGLTAAAGEAKVPFCADSIGGMFGLYFMDQVPGSFAQIAKGDTKRFNAFFHAMLDAGVYFAPSAFEAGFVSSAHDDAVLDATLDAARGAFASLAV; encoded by the coding sequence ATGTCCAAGAACCAAGCCCTCTTCGAACGCGCTCAGCGAACCATCCCCGGCGGCGTGAATTCGCCGGTGCGGGCGTTTCGCTCGGTCGGCGGCACGCCCCGCTTCATCGAGCGCGCGCAAGGCCCGTACTTCTGGGATGCCGAAGGCAAACGCTATATCGACTACATCGGCTCGTGGGGGCCGATGATCGTCGGCCACGTGCACCCGGAAGTGCTCGAAGCGGTGCAGCGCGTGCTGGCCGACGGCTTCTCGTTCGGCGCGCCGACCGAAGCCGAAATCGAAATCGCGGAGGAAATCTGCAAGCTCGTGCCGTCGATCGAACAGGTGCGCATGGTGTCTTCCGGCACCGAAGCGACGATGAGCGCGCTGCGTCTTGCGCGCGGCTTCACGAACCGCAGTCGCATCGTGAAGTTCGAGGGCTGCTATCACGGCCACGCGGACAGTCTGCTCGTGAAGGCGGGCTCGGGCCTGCTGACTTTCGGCAATCCGACATCGGCAGGCGTCCCCGCGGATATCGCCAAGCACACGACGGTGCTCGAGTACAACAACGTCGAGCAGCTCAACGAAGCATTCGCGGCGTTCGGCGCGGAGATCGCGTCGGTCATCGTGGAGCCGGTCGCGGGCAACATGAACCTCGTGCGCGCGACGCCCGAGTTCCTGAACGCCCTGCGTGAACGCTGCAACGAGTACGGCTCCGTGCTGATTTTCGACGAAGTGATGTGCGGGTTTCGCGTCGCGCTCGGCGGCGCGCAGCAGGTGTACGGCATCAAGCCGGACCTGACGTGCCTCGGCAAGGTCATCGGCGGCGGCATGCCGGCGGCGGCGTTCGGCGGACGACGCGACATCATGGCGCATCTCGCGCCGCTCGGCGGCGTCTATCAGGCGGGCACGCTCTCGGGCAATCCCATTGCGGTCGCGGCGGGCCTCAAAACGCTGCAACTGATTCAGCGCGAAGGCTTCTACGACGACCTCGCGAAGAAGACGCGCAAGCTCGTCGACGGCCTGACCGCCGCCGCCGGCGAAGCCAAAGTGCCCTTCTGCGCCGACTCGATCGGCGGCATGTTCGGCCTGTACTTCATGGATCAGGTGCCGGGCAGCTTCGCGCAGATCGCGAAGGGCGACACGAAGCGCTTCAACGCGTTCTTCCACGCGATGCTCGATGCTGGCGTCTACTTCGCGCCGTCCGCGTTCGAAGCGGGGTTCGTGTCCAGCGCCCACGACGACGCCGTGCTCGACGCGACGCTCGACGCCGCGCGTGGCGCGTTCGCGTCGCTCGCGGTTTAA